A part of Gambusia affinis linkage group LG21, SWU_Gaff_1.0, whole genome shotgun sequence genomic DNA contains:
- the LOC122824443 gene encoding guanine nucleotide-binding protein G(olf) subunit alpha-like isoform X1: MGCLGGKTDEERLDEKVKREANKKIEKQLQKERQAYKATHRLLLLGAGESGKSTIVKQMRILHVDGFNAEEKQQKIQDIRKNVKDAIVTIVSAMSALTPPVPLGNPGNQFRVDYIKSIAPLSDFDYTEEVIKTVWSCLILPKDFFEHTQKLWEDDGIKACFERSNEYQLIDCAKYFLDRLDSVRKTDYTPTDQDLLRCRVLTSGIFETRFQVDKVNFHMFDVGGQRDERRKWIQCFNDVTAIIFVAASSSYNMVIREDNSTNRLRESLDLFRSIWTNRFLKTISVILFLNKQDVLADKILAGKSKLEDYFPEYNNYQVPPESVPDVGEDPKVTRAKFFIRDEFLRISTASADGKHYCYPHFTCAIDTENIRRVFNDCRDIIQRMHLRQYELL, from the exons ATGGGGTGTTTAGGCGGGAAGACGGACGAAGAGCGACTCGACGAAAAGGTCAAAAGAGAAGCGAACAAAAAGATCGAGAAGCAGCTGCAGAAGGAGAGACAAGCGTACAAAGCAACACaccgcctgctgctgctgg GTGCAGGAGAATCAGGTAAAAGCACCATCGTGAAGCAGATGAGGATTCTCCATGTGGACGGTTTCAACGCTGA agagaagcagcagaagatCCAGGATATCAGGAAGAACGTGAAGGACGCCATCGTG ACCATTGTGTCGGCCATGAGTGCGCTGACTCCGCCCGTCCCTCTGGGTAACCCTGGCAACCAGTTCAGAGTGGACTACATCAAGAGCATCGCTCCGCTTTCAGACTTCGATTACACGGAG GAGGTCATAAAGACAGTCTGGTCCTGCTTGATTCTACCAAAG GACTTCTTTGAGCACACCCAGAAACTGTGGGAGGACGACGGCATCAAGGCGTGCTTTGAACGCTCCAATGAATACCAGCTGATCGACTGCGCCAAGTA CTTCCTGGACCGGTTGGACTCTGTCAGGAAGACGGACTACACACCTACTGACCAG gaCTTGCTGCGCTGCAGGGTGCTGACATCTGGGATTTTTGAGACCAGGTTTCAGGTGGACAAAGTCAACTTCCA TATGTTTGATGTAGGAGGTCAGAGGGATGAGCGCAGGAAGTGGATCCAGTGCTTCAACG ATGTGACGGCCATCATCTTCGTAGCGGCCAGCAGCAGCTACAACATGGTCATCAGGGAGGACAACTCCACCAACCGCCTCAGAGAGTCCCTGGACCTGTTCAGGTCCATCTGGACCAACAG gTTCTTGAAGACCATCTCTGTGATTCTGTTCCTCAACAAGCAGGACGTCCTGGCTGACAAGATCTTGGCTGGGAAGTCCAAGCTGGAAGATTATTTCCCAGAGTATAACAACTACCAGGTTCCTCCTGAGT CTGTTCCAGATGTTGGCGAAGACCCCAAAGTGACCCGAGCAAAGTTCTTCATCAGAGACGAGTTCCTG AGGATCAGCACGGCCAGCGCTGACGGGAAACATTACTGCTACCCTCACTTCACCTGCGCCATCGACACAGAGAACATCCGCCGCGTGTTCAACGACTGTCGTGACATCATCCAGCGTATGCACCTGCGTCAGTACGAgctgctgtga
- the LOC122824443 gene encoding guanine nucleotide-binding protein G(olf) subunit alpha-like isoform X3 translates to MGCLGGKTDEERLDEKVKREANKKIEKQLQKERQAYKATHRLLLLGAGESGKSTIVKQMRILHVDGFNAEEKQQKIQDIRKNVKDAIVTIVSAMSALTPPVPLGNPGNQFRVDYIKSIAPLSDFDYTEDFFEHTQKLWEDDGIKACFERSNEYQLIDCAKYFLDRLDSVRKTDYTPTDQDLLRCRVLTSGIFETRFQVDKVNFHMFDVGGQRDERRKWIQCFNDVTAIIFVAASSSYNMVIREDNSTNRLRESLDLFRSIWTNRFLKTISVILFLNKQDVLADKILAGKSKLEDYFPEYNNYQVPPESVPDVGEDPKVTRAKFFIRDEFLRISTASADGKHYCYPHFTCAIDTENIRRVFNDCRDIIQRMHLRQYELL, encoded by the exons ATGGGGTGTTTAGGCGGGAAGACGGACGAAGAGCGACTCGACGAAAAGGTCAAAAGAGAAGCGAACAAAAAGATCGAGAAGCAGCTGCAGAAGGAGAGACAAGCGTACAAAGCAACACaccgcctgctgctgctgg GTGCAGGAGAATCAGGTAAAAGCACCATCGTGAAGCAGATGAGGATTCTCCATGTGGACGGTTTCAACGCTGA agagaagcagcagaagatCCAGGATATCAGGAAGAACGTGAAGGACGCCATCGTG ACCATTGTGTCGGCCATGAGTGCGCTGACTCCGCCCGTCCCTCTGGGTAACCCTGGCAACCAGTTCAGAGTGGACTACATCAAGAGCATCGCTCCGCTTTCAGACTTCGATTACACGGAG GACTTCTTTGAGCACACCCAGAAACTGTGGGAGGACGACGGCATCAAGGCGTGCTTTGAACGCTCCAATGAATACCAGCTGATCGACTGCGCCAAGTA CTTCCTGGACCGGTTGGACTCTGTCAGGAAGACGGACTACACACCTACTGACCAG gaCTTGCTGCGCTGCAGGGTGCTGACATCTGGGATTTTTGAGACCAGGTTTCAGGTGGACAAAGTCAACTTCCA TATGTTTGATGTAGGAGGTCAGAGGGATGAGCGCAGGAAGTGGATCCAGTGCTTCAACG ATGTGACGGCCATCATCTTCGTAGCGGCCAGCAGCAGCTACAACATGGTCATCAGGGAGGACAACTCCACCAACCGCCTCAGAGAGTCCCTGGACCTGTTCAGGTCCATCTGGACCAACAG gTTCTTGAAGACCATCTCTGTGATTCTGTTCCTCAACAAGCAGGACGTCCTGGCTGACAAGATCTTGGCTGGGAAGTCCAAGCTGGAAGATTATTTCCCAGAGTATAACAACTACCAGGTTCCTCCTGAGT CTGTTCCAGATGTTGGCGAAGACCCCAAAGTGACCCGAGCAAAGTTCTTCATCAGAGACGAGTTCCTG AGGATCAGCACGGCCAGCGCTGACGGGAAACATTACTGCTACCCTCACTTCACCTGCGCCATCGACACAGAGAACATCCGCCGCGTGTTCAACGACTGTCGTGACATCATCCAGCGTATGCACCTGCGTCAGTACGAgctgctgtga
- the LOC122824443 gene encoding guanine nucleotide-binding protein G(olf) subunit alpha-like isoform X2, protein MGCLGGKTDEERLDEKVKREANKKIEKQLQKERQAYKATHRLLLLGESGKSTIVKQMRILHVDGFNAEEKQQKIQDIRKNVKDAIVTIVSAMSALTPPVPLGNPGNQFRVDYIKSIAPLSDFDYTEEVIKTVWSCLILPKDFFEHTQKLWEDDGIKACFERSNEYQLIDCAKYFLDRLDSVRKTDYTPTDQDLLRCRVLTSGIFETRFQVDKVNFHMFDVGGQRDERRKWIQCFNDVTAIIFVAASSSYNMVIREDNSTNRLRESLDLFRSIWTNRFLKTISVILFLNKQDVLADKILAGKSKLEDYFPEYNNYQVPPESVPDVGEDPKVTRAKFFIRDEFLRISTASADGKHYCYPHFTCAIDTENIRRVFNDCRDIIQRMHLRQYELL, encoded by the exons ATGGGGTGTTTAGGCGGGAAGACGGACGAAGAGCGACTCGACGAAAAGGTCAAAAGAGAAGCGAACAAAAAGATCGAGAAGCAGCTGCAGAAGGAGAGACAAGCGTACAAAGCAACACaccgcctgctgctgctgg GAGAATCAGGTAAAAGCACCATCGTGAAGCAGATGAGGATTCTCCATGTGGACGGTTTCAACGCTGA agagaagcagcagaagatCCAGGATATCAGGAAGAACGTGAAGGACGCCATCGTG ACCATTGTGTCGGCCATGAGTGCGCTGACTCCGCCCGTCCCTCTGGGTAACCCTGGCAACCAGTTCAGAGTGGACTACATCAAGAGCATCGCTCCGCTTTCAGACTTCGATTACACGGAG GAGGTCATAAAGACAGTCTGGTCCTGCTTGATTCTACCAAAG GACTTCTTTGAGCACACCCAGAAACTGTGGGAGGACGACGGCATCAAGGCGTGCTTTGAACGCTCCAATGAATACCAGCTGATCGACTGCGCCAAGTA CTTCCTGGACCGGTTGGACTCTGTCAGGAAGACGGACTACACACCTACTGACCAG gaCTTGCTGCGCTGCAGGGTGCTGACATCTGGGATTTTTGAGACCAGGTTTCAGGTGGACAAAGTCAACTTCCA TATGTTTGATGTAGGAGGTCAGAGGGATGAGCGCAGGAAGTGGATCCAGTGCTTCAACG ATGTGACGGCCATCATCTTCGTAGCGGCCAGCAGCAGCTACAACATGGTCATCAGGGAGGACAACTCCACCAACCGCCTCAGAGAGTCCCTGGACCTGTTCAGGTCCATCTGGACCAACAG gTTCTTGAAGACCATCTCTGTGATTCTGTTCCTCAACAAGCAGGACGTCCTGGCTGACAAGATCTTGGCTGGGAAGTCCAAGCTGGAAGATTATTTCCCAGAGTATAACAACTACCAGGTTCCTCCTGAGT CTGTTCCAGATGTTGGCGAAGACCCCAAAGTGACCCGAGCAAAGTTCTTCATCAGAGACGAGTTCCTG AGGATCAGCACGGCCAGCGCTGACGGGAAACATTACTGCTACCCTCACTTCACCTGCGCCATCGACACAGAGAACATCCGCCGCGTGTTCAACGACTGTCGTGACATCATCCAGCGTATGCACCTGCGTCAGTACGAgctgctgtga
- the zbtb14 gene encoding zinc finger and BTB domain-containing protein 14, with product MTETVKYVDDEHKSIFLKLLNEQRLEGEHCDIAVVVEDVKFRAHRCVLAACSNYFKKLFKKHEVDNSSVIEIDFIRSDIFEEVLNYMYTAKISVKKKDVNLMMSSGQILGIRFLDKLCSQKRDVSSDDKEKFPYDIVKMALPPEAQLAADSEELGEHDDAPGADDLVEASTNQELDKSPNAALHVQEAILKELTNEDVHKVSCYDQDVVSEMEAEPKELGAEHHATQTLTFTDSIGEVKDEAAPGWSAAAADMKFEYLLYGHREQLACQVCGKTFLDENRLRKHEKLHSAERPFACEICSKAFTTHAHLKEHLKIHTGFKPYRCDVCGKSFIRAPDLKKHERVHSNERPFACQMCDKAFKHKSHLKDHERRHRGEKPFVCPSCTKAFAKASDLKRHENNMHSERKQLNPLQSDTETLQAAAMAAEEQHLENISCS from the exons ATGACGGAGACGGTGAAGTACGTGGACGATGAACACAAGAGCATCTTCCTGAAGCTGCTGAACGAGCAGCGGCTGGAGGGCGAGCACTGCGACATCGCCGTGGTGGTCGAAGATGTCAAGTTCCGCGCTCACCGCTGCGTCCTGGCCGCCTGCTCCAACTACTTCAAGAAGCTCTTCAAGAAGCACGAG GTGGACAACTCGTCCGTCATCGAGATCGACTTCATCCGCTCCGACATCTTTGAGGAGGTCCTGAACTACATGTACACGGCCAAGATCTCTGTCAAGAAGAAGGACGTCAACCTGATGATGTCATCGGGACAGATCCTCGGCATCCGCTTCCTGGACAAGCTCTGCTCCCAG AAGCGTGACGTGTCATCAGACGACAAGGAGAAATTCCCGTATGACATCGTAAAGATGGCACTGCCCCCTGAAGCCCAGCTGGCTGCAGACTCTGAG GAGCTGGGCGAGCACGATGACGCGCCGGGCGCAGATGACCTGGTGGAGGCTTCCACCAATCAGGAGCTGGACAAGTCTCCCAACGCTGCGCTGCACGTGCAGGAAGCCATCTTGAAGGAGCTGACCAATGAGGACGTTCACAAG GTTTCCTGCTACGACCAGGACGTGGTGTCGGAGATGGAGGCGGAGCCTAAGGAACTTGGGGCGGAGCATCACGCCACCCAGACATTGACCTTCACGGACAGCATAGGCGAGGTGAAGGACGAGGCGGCGCCCGGCTGGTCGGCCGCCGCCGCCGACATGAAGTTTGAGTACCTGCTGTACGGACACCGCGAGCAGCTGGCCTGCCAGGTGTGTGGGAAGACCTTCCTGGACGAGAACAGACTTAG AAAACACGAGAAGCTGCACTCGGCAGAACGGCCGTTCGCCTGTGAGATCTGCTCCAAGGCTTTCACCACACATGCTCACCTGAAAG AACACCTGAAGATCCACACGGGCTTCAAGCCCTACAGATGTGACGTTTGTGGGAAGTCGTTCATTCGAGCTCCAGACCTGAAGAAACATGAGCGAGTCCACAGCAACGAGAGGCCCTTCGCCTGCCAGATGTGTGACAAG GCCTTTAAACACAAGTCTCACCTGAAGGACCACGAGAGGAGACACCGAGGAGAGAAACCTTTTGTCTGTCCGTCCTGCACCAAGGCCTTCGCCAAG GCATCGGACCTGAAGCGCCATGAGAACAACATGCACAGCGAGAGGAAGCAGCTGAACCCGCTGCAGAGCGACACGGAGACGCTGCAGGCCGCCGCCATGGCTGCAGAGGAGCAGCACCTGGAGAACATCAGCTGCTCCTAA